From the Variovorax paradoxus genome, the window GGGCGCTGGTCGAAACCGATCCAGGTGCCGCAGCCGATGATCGGCAGCGTTTCCTGCGCGGAGACGGAGGAGGGAATGGGGCGGGAGTTCATCTGCGTCAAGGGCATCGCGGGCGTGCCCTGGGTTTGTGCGAGGGTCGGAAGCGCCGCGCCCGCGCAGAGGGCGGCGCCGAGCCGCAGCAGCCGGGCGCGCGTGAGGGAGGGGAGCCGCGACGTGCCGGGTCCTGCCTCCGTCGCGCTCGTGTTCGTGGTCGTCCTGGAAAGGGTCACGAACGAAATTCTGCGCTCGCAGGCCTCTCGCAGGAAGGCCCGGCGCGCAGGCTCAGCGCAGGTAGCGCCCGTCGGCCTTGAGCATCGACAGCTCGGAGAATGTCAGCCCGCGGTGCTCGCCGGGGCGGTAGGCCACCGCAATGCCGCCGAGGTCGAGCGTCTTGAACGACTCCAGGCCCTTCTGCAGCGAGTCGGCCGTGGGGTTGGGGCCCGCGCGCTTCAGGCCCTCGGCCATCACCTTGGCGGTGACGTAGCCCTCGAGGCTTGCGTAGCTGAACTCGGTGGCGCCGATCTTCTTCATGGCCGCCTGGTATTCGGCGATGACCGGCATGGCGCTGTTCCAGGGATAGGGCACCACCTGCGAGATGACCACGCCGGCCGCGTCCTTCTTGATGTCCTGGAACAGCTTCTGTCCGTTGAGGAACGAGAACGAATAGAACGCCGTCTCGCCGCCGGCCGCACGGTAGGCGGTGATGAACTTCGCCGCCACGTCGTTGGTGGCCGACAGCACCACCGCCTTGGGCTTGAGCTGCACCAGCTCGGCTGCCCGGGCCGCGGCGTCCGAGCCGTCGTTCTTGATGGCCACGCTGCCGACCATCTTGTCGCCACGCTCGGCAATGAACTTCTGCGTGCTTTCCATCGCCGAGCGCGCGCCCGGGTTGTCGTTGTGCGCAAAGGCGATGCGCGACAGGCCGATGGTGAACAGGTGGTTCACGATGCGGCTGTATTCCTCGTCGAAGCTGATGCGCACCGGAAAGCCGTAATCGGTGAACTTCACCACCGGACCCGCGCCGGTGTACGGGCCGACCACCGGGATCTTCAGTTCGTTCGCGGCCTTCAGCGCACCCACCGACGACGACGTGCCGATGGGCATCAGGATGCCGACCGCGCCTTCGCCGACGAAGGTCTTGACGTTTTCCGCGCCCTTGGCGGGGTCGTAGGCGTCGTCGAGCTGGCGCAGCTCCACCGGGCGGCCGTTGATGCCGCCGCTGGCGTTCAGCGCCGTGAACATGGCGCGGATGCCGACGAGCGGCTCGGTCGACAGCGAAGCCAGCGGGCCGGTCTTCACGTAGGTCTGGCCGATGACGATCGGCTTGGCCTGCGCCAGCGCGGGAGAGGCGGGGCCCAGCGCCAGGGTGAAGGCGGTGACGGCAGCGGCGATCAGGCGAATCATTTTGTGGATAGAAGTCACAAAGTGTTAATCGATCGATCTTACGGCGCGGTCCACTGCGGGTAAACCGATCTTTGCTTGCGGCGCCATGAAATACTGTATGAAAATACAGTTAACAGTCTTCGCCATGGGCCTTCCTTTCCTCGATTCCTTCTCCAACGCTGCGGGCCGCGGCGTCTGGCATGCCGACGAACTCGGCCTCGCCGACGCGCAGGTCATCGCCACCGGCCACGCCGCGCTCGACGCCCAGTTGCCGGGCGGCGGCTGGCCTGTGGGCGCGATGACGGAGCTGCTGCAGGCCGCACCCGAAGCCCATGTCTGGCGATTGCTGCTGCCCGGCCTGGCCCGGGCGGTGCAGGCGCGCGGCGGCCCGGTGGTGCTGGTCGGCGCGCCTTACGAACCCTGCGGCGCGTCGCTGGCGGCGCAGGGGCTGCCGGTGGAATCGTTGATGTGCGTCAGGAGCGAGGCGCCGGCCGCGCGGCTGTGGGCCTGCGAGCAGGCGTTGCGCTGCGCCGACGTCGCCGCCGTCGTGGCCTGGTTGCCGCAGGCGAGGGTGGGCGAACTGCGGCGGCTGCAACTGGCGGCGGCGCAGCACGAGCTGCTGCTGTTCGTGTGCCGGCCCGAATCGGTCGCGCTGTCGGCTTCTCCCGCGCGGTTGCGGCTGCGGGCGGAACGCTGCGAAGCCGATGCGTCGCAGATCGAACTGCACATTCTCAAGCGCCGCGGGCCACCGCTGGCTGCGCCGGTGCTGCTGCCGGCCCGCAACGAGCGCATGGCCGCGCTGCTGGCCGCGGCCCGGCTTCGGCGAAAGCTGCGCCACCAGCAGCAGGGCACGGTGCCTGCGGGCGAAACGGCCGGTGCCCGGGTGGTGCGCATCGACGCCTGGAAAGGAGGCCAGCATGCACTGGATCGCCTTGCGGTGGTTGCCTGAGGCGATCACCTCCGGCTCCCCCGAGCCCCAGGCTCTGCCCACGCCCGAGGCCCTTGGCTGGTGGGCGCTGCAGTACACCCCTCATGTCGCGTGGCAGGACGAGGCGCTGATGCTCGAGGTCTCGGCCTGCGAGCGCCTGTGGGGCGGACGGCTGCAGCTGATGCGCCAGCTGGTCGCCGCCAATCCCGCGCCCGACGTGCGCATGCTGGGCACGCAGGGCGCCACCAGCCTGATCGCCCTGGCGCGGCTGCGCCTGTTCGTGCGCGAGGAAAAGCGGCCCGTCGACATGCCTGCCGGGCTGCCGCTCGACACGCTGAGCGCGGCGCGCGAACACCTCGACCTGCTCGCGCGGCTGGGCTGCCGCACTTGGGGCGACGTGGCAGCCTTGCCACGCGGCGGCCTCACGCGGCGCTTCGGCGCGGAACTGCGCGCGGCGCTCGACACCGCCTGGGGCCTGCGTCCCGAAAGCCACGCCTGGCTCACGCTGCCCGACGTGTTCGAGCAGAAGCTAGAACTCCCGGCGCTGGCCGAGACCGGGCCCGAGCTCATGTGGTCGGCCAACCGGCTGCTGTCGGCCCTGCAGATCTGGCTGCGTGCGCGGCAGCGCGGCGCGCGCTCGCTCGAGCTGCAATGGACGCTCGACCTCAAGCGCTTCAACGGCGTGAACCTGCCGCCGCACCAGCAGCTCACCGTGCGCACGGCAGAGCCCACGCAGGACATGGCGCACCTGCGCCGCCTGCTGTCCGAAAAGCTCGCTCTCGCCACGCTGGCCGCGCCGGCGAGCTGGCTGAGGCTGCGCACGCTCGAGACCGACCCGTGGGCCGGCGCCAGCACCAGCTTCCTGCCGGAAGACAACCGCAAGGGCGACAGGCTCCACGAGATGGTCGAGCGGCTCAGCGTGCGGCTCGGCGCGCAGCAGGTGGTGGTGCCCTCGGCGCAGGCCGACCACCGGCCCGAGCGCAAGCAGGCGTGGCGGCCGGCGCTGCACATGAACAGCTCGCAGCCCGCCAAAAGCGCCAGGAACGATCGGGCTGCGGCTTCGCAACCCGATGCCATCTACCCGCCGTGGCTGCTGCCCGAGCCGCTGCTGCTCGAGATGGACGGCGAGCGTCCGTGCTACCGCGGCCCGCTGAGCAAGCTGGTCGGGCCGCAGCGCGTGGAGGCCGGCTGGTGGGGCGACAAGGAGGAGGGCGGCCAGCCCGCCATGCGCGATTACTACGTCGCCGAAAGCCCCGAGGCCGGGCTGGTGTGGATCTTCCGGGAGCGGCCTTCCGCGCGGTTTTCTTCCGGCGAGGTGCGCTGGTACCTGCAGGGGTTCTATGCCTGAGCTCAGCGACAAGCAGGAACGCAGGCGGGAGCTCGCCAAGGTGCATGCGTTGCCGCTGCCGATGCGCAGGAAGCTCGCGCGCATGCTGCCGGATTACGCGGAGCTGCACTGCCTCACCAACTTCAGCTTCCAGCGCGGCGCATCGACGCCGGAGCAGATGGTCGAGCGCGCCTACCAGCTCGGCTACGAGGCGCTGGCCATCACCGACGAGTGCTCGGTGGCGGGCATCGTGCGGGCGCATGTGGCCTTGCGCGACCTGCCTGCCAAGCTGGACGAATACGAGCGCGAGCACCCCGATGAGCCGAAGATTCCGCGCAACCCCGATTTCCGGCTGCTGTTCGGCAGCGAATTCCGGTTCGAGCGATTCAGGCTGGTGGCGATCGCGAACGATCCCGAGGGCTGGGGCAACCTCTGCGAGTTCATCACCGCCGCACGCACCACGGAACTGCCCAAGGGCCAATACCGTGTGAGCTGGGACGACGGCGATGGTGTCGGCGGGGTGGCTTCGCTGCAGCACTGCCAGGTGCTCTTCGTGCCGCATCGCGTGCCTGGCGAAACCGTCGACACGGCCTCGCTGCACGAAGACCTGGCGGCGGCCAAGGCGCTGTATGGCGACAAGCTCTGGCTGGCCGTGGAGCTGTTCAACGAGATGGACGACGACCTCTGGTTCGTCACGCTCATGCAGGCGGGCGAGCAGGCAGGCGTTGCGCTGGTGGCCGCCGGCGACGTGCACATGCACTCGCGCGGGACCAAGCCGCTGCACGACGTGCTGACGGCCGTGCGCGAAGGCAAGACCGTGGCCGAGTGCGGCTTCGCCTTGCAGTCGAATGCCGAACGGCATCTTCGTCCGCGCATGCGGCTGGCCCAGCTGTACCTGGCCGACATGCTGACCAACACGCTCGTCGTGGCCGAGCGATGCAGGTTCGATCCCGATGTGATCCGGGAGAACTACAAGTACCCGCTCGAGACCGTGGGCCATCAAGAGACGCCGGCGCAGACACTGGCGCGCAAGACGTGGGAAGGCGCGCAGGGCCGATACCCGCAAGGTATTCCCGACAAGGTGCGCGCGCAAGTCCAGAAAGAGCTCGACCTGATCGTCGAACTCGAATACGAGATGTTCTTCCTTACGGTGGAGAACGTCGTCAGCTTCGCCAGGTCGCGCAACATCCTTTGCCAGGGCCGCGGCTCGTCGGCCAACTCGGCCGTGTGCTATTGCCTCGGCATCACCGCCATCGACCCCGCCAGGGGCACGCTGCTGTTCGAGCGCTTCCTGAGCCGCGCACGCAAGGAGCCGCCCGACATCGACGTCGACTTCGAGCACCAGCGGCGCGAAGAGGTCATCCAGTACATCTACGAAAGGTACGGGCGCGAGCGCGCGGCCATCGCGGCCGTCGTCATCTGCTACCGGTCGCGCAGCGCATTGCGCGACGTGGGCAAGGCCATCGGCATCGACGAGCGGCTGGTCGACGAATTCGCGAAAGACCACTACTGGTTCGACGATGCCCTGCTCGGCGAACAGCTGAACGCGGCATGCGAACGCGCCGGCGTGAAGGAAGACGAGCTCAAGCTCACGCACTGGATCGAGATGACGCAGCGGCTCAAGGGCTTTCCGCGCCACCTGAGCCAACACGTGGGCGGCTTCGTGCTCACGCACACCAAGCTCACGCGGCTGGTGCCGGTGGAAAAGGCCTCCATGAAAGACCGCTCCGTCATCCAGTGGGAGAAGGACGACCTCGAGGCCATGGGCATGCTCAAGGTCGACGTGCTCGCGCTCGGCATGCTCAGCGCGATCCGCCGTGGCCTCGACCACATGAACCGCTGGCGGGGCTCGATGGTGGAGATGCATCACGTGCCCAGCGACGACCCGGAGGTGTTCGACATGATCTGCGACGCCGACACGGTCGGCGTGTTCCAGATCGAGAGCCGCGCGCAGATGTCGATGCTGCCGCGGCTGAGGCCGCGCTGCTACGAGGACCTGGTGATCGAGGTGGCGATCGTGCGGCCCGGGCCCATCCAGGGCGGCATGGTGCATCCGTACCTCAAGCAGCGGGAGCGGGTGCGCAAAGGCTTGCCGATCCATTACGAGAAGGAAGAGCTTCGCCCCGCACTGGAGCGCACGCTGGGCATTCCGATCTTCCAGGAGCAGGTGATGCAGATCGCGATGATCGCGGCGAAGTTCTCGGCCGACGAGGCCGATCAGCTGCGCCGCGCCATGGCGGCCTGGAAGCGCAAGGGCGGCCTCGACAAGTTCCACGAGAAGCTCGTCAAGGGCATGACCGACAACGGCTACAAGGCCAGCTTCGCCGAAGCCATCTTCAAACAGATCCTCGGCTTCGGCGACTACGGCTTTCCCGAGAGCCACGCCGCGAGCTTCGCGCTGCTGGTCACGGTCAGCAGCTGGCTCAAGAACCACGAGCCTGCCTGCTTCCTGGCGGCATTGCTCGATTCGCAGCCGATGGGCTTCTACAGCCCTTCGCAGCTGGTGCAGGACGCACGCCGCCATGGCGTGGAGGTGCGCCCGGTCGATGTCATGTGGAGCGACATGGACACCACGCTCGAAGCGCGTGCCCCCGATGCGCCGCGCGCGCCGCCAGGCACCGACGCGCGCTATTTCGACCGGCTGGGCCGCGAGAACCAGCCCGCTGTTCGTCTGGGCCTGAACCGCATCCAGAGCCTCAGCGCGGGCGGTGCGGAGCGCTTGCTGGAGGCCCGCGCGCAGGCGCCCTTCACCAGCACCGAGGACCTCGCACTGCGCGCCGAGCTCGACGGCAAGGACATGGCCGCCCTGGCGGCCGCCGATGCGCTGATGCAGCTCTCGGGCCACCGGCGCCAGCAGGTGTGGGACGCCACGGCGCAGCGCCGCGCACCGGCCCTGCTGAAGGGCGTGCCGATCAACGAGCAGGCGTTGCTGCTGCCGGCCGCGCCCGAGGGCGAGGAAATCGTGGGCGACTACGCGGCGCTGCGCCTCACGCTGCGCCGCCATCCGCTCGCCTTGCTGCGCCCGCGCCTTTCGCGCATGAACCTGCTGAGCGCCACCGAACTGCGGGCCATGAAGACAGGTCAGACAGTGCGCGCCTGCGGCATCGTCAAAGGCCGACAGCGGCCGGGAACCGCCAACGGCACCATCTTCGTCACGCTGGAGGATGAGACCGGCAACGTCAATGTGATCGTGTGGAGCCATGTCATCGACGCCTGGCGCGAGCCGCTGCTGAAGTCGCACCTGCTTGCGGTGCAGGGCACGTGGCAGCGCGACGACGACAGCGGCGGCAAGGTGCAGCACCTCGTGGCCACGGGCTTCAAGGATCTGACGCCGCTCATGGGCCGGCTTGCGCAGAGCAATACGAGCCGGGACTTTCATTGATGCAACCGATCGTTCCATGCCTCGCGCAGCGAACGACTTTTCGCTAACCTGCCTGAGCCATGACCGAACTCGTTCTTGCCGACCCCTCGTTGCCGCGCCCATCGGCCCGCCGCCGCCCGCACCCGACGTGCCGGTGCCCATGCCACCTCCGCCGCCGAACATGCCCCCGCCCGAGGGCGATCCGCCGCCTGCGTTGCCGCCCGTGACCGACCCGGGCTTTCCCCGCCGGTGGTGGAGCCGCCGCCGATGCAGCAAGCCGTACCGGAGGTGCCGTTCGGCAAGCTGCATGCACGGCGCCTTCGCGAGATCTACCGCTCGGCCGGCTGGCCTTGCTGCGACGGCATCGAGGTCGAACTGCTCGCCGGCGGGTTTCTCGAGCGCGTGCGCACCGTGCAGGGCCACGAGACGTTGCGCGTCACCGATGCGGGCATTGCGCGCATCGCCACCACGCTCACCATCAACCGTGCCGCGCTGTCGCCGCACGAGGCGCTGGTGGAGCGCGTGGCGCGCGAGATGACGCGCGGCGGCCGCATCGCATGGCGCGGCCTGGGCCTGCGCGCGCGGCTTCCGCCGCTGGAAGAGGGTGGCAAGTCGCGCTGGTGCATGGCACGGCCCGACGTGTTCTCGATCCGCAACACCAGCGTGGAGGCCTATGCGCACCCCATCGTGCACGAAGTGAAGGTGAGCCGCGCCGACCTGCTGGGAGACCTGCGCAAGCCCGACAAGCGTGCGGCCTACCTCGACCTTGGCGGCGAGTGCTGGTACGTGCTGGGCAACGACGCCAAAGGCCGATGCATCGCCGCGCCCGAGGAGATACCGCCGGAGTGCGGCGTGATGGTGGTCGAGGGCGAACGCCTCGTGGTGGCCCGCGCGGCGGTGCACCGCGCGTTCGAACGCATCCCTTTCGCGGTGTGGCTCGCGCTGGCCAAGGCCCAGCCCATCGCGGGCTTCGAGGACGACGCGCAGGACATGCTGATCTGATCTGATCTGATCTGATCAGATCCGAGGCCGCGCCGACGGCGCCCGCTCAGGTGACTGCGTCGTAGCTCTGGTGCGCGATGGCGACGACGTCGTTCGGCTCGAACCCGTTCCTCATCCGGCGCAAGGCTTCCTCGCGGTCTTCAAGGCTGGCCGCGGCGTCGAACATCAGGTCGCAGGTCTCGAGAATGTTTTTGGCAATGTGCTCGTACCGGTAATAGGCAAGCGCCACGGCGTCGATCTCGGCGCGGCCGTAGCCTTCGCAAAACCGGGCCTCTTCTTCAGGCCGGTTCCACACATGGCCGACACCGCCGCCGATGAACATCAGGTCGCGCTCCTTCGGCGCGAGCATGAGCGTGCGCCAGCCGACGATGCGCACCTGGCCGTCGTCGCCTGCGAGCACGTTGCCCGCATGCAGGTCCGCATGGCAGGGCACCCGTAGCGGCGGGCGCTCGAGCAGGATGGAGGCAAGCTGTTCGCTGCGGTAGACCACGGTGTCGATGTCCTCGGCGTGTTCTTCCCAGAAGGCGAAGAAGCGCTTGACGACGTCGTCGCCAGTCAGGCCGTTGATGAAGCGCCGCTGGTAGCGCCGGACGCCTTCGCGCCAATGGTGCGCATAGCGTTCCTTGGGCAGGCTGGCCGACAGCGCTTCGGGCACGGTGGAGCGATGGATGGCGCCCATGGCGGCACCGAAGGCCGTCCATTGCGCGTCGCTCAGCGCGCGGGCGAGTGCGTTGGCGCCTTCGAAGAAGGCGTACAGCACGCAGTCGAAATCGCCGCTTCGCACGCTCAGCTGGCCGTTCGTGGTGGGCAGTGGTGCCATGACGGTTTCGATGCCCTGCTCATGGCGAAGAAAGGCCAGCATCGCGAGGACCGCTGGATCGAAACCCTTGCGGTGCAGCTCGAGGAAATACGCTGCACCGTCGTCGGCATCGATGCGAAAGGCTGCCGAGCTCGCGTCGGCATGCAGGGCCGTGAGCCGCACTGGCGCCTTGCTCGGCCCGTAGGCCTCGGACAGGCAATGCTGGATGAGGGCGTGGTCGATATCGGATGGCGTCGGCATGAGGGCGTTTCGTAGGGCGGACCTCG encodes:
- a CDS encoding error-prone DNA polymerase codes for the protein MPELSDKQERRRELAKVHALPLPMRRKLARMLPDYAELHCLTNFSFQRGASTPEQMVERAYQLGYEALAITDECSVAGIVRAHVALRDLPAKLDEYEREHPDEPKIPRNPDFRLLFGSEFRFERFRLVAIANDPEGWGNLCEFITAARTTELPKGQYRVSWDDGDGVGGVASLQHCQVLFVPHRVPGETVDTASLHEDLAAAKALYGDKLWLAVELFNEMDDDLWFVTLMQAGEQAGVALVAAGDVHMHSRGTKPLHDVLTAVREGKTVAECGFALQSNAERHLRPRMRLAQLYLADMLTNTLVVAERCRFDPDVIRENYKYPLETVGHQETPAQTLARKTWEGAQGRYPQGIPDKVRAQVQKELDLIVELEYEMFFLTVENVVSFARSRNILCQGRGSSANSAVCYCLGITAIDPARGTLLFERFLSRARKEPPDIDVDFEHQRREEVIQYIYERYGRERAAIAAVVICYRSRSALRDVGKAIGIDERLVDEFAKDHYWFDDALLGEQLNAACERAGVKEDELKLTHWIEMTQRLKGFPRHLSQHVGGFVLTHTKLTRLVPVEKASMKDRSVIQWEKDDLEAMGMLKVDVLALGMLSAIRRGLDHMNRWRGSMVEMHHVPSDDPEVFDMICDADTVGVFQIESRAQMSMLPRLRPRCYEDLVIEVAIVRPGPIQGGMVHPYLKQRERVRKGLPIHYEKEELRPALERTLGIPIFQEQVMQIAMIAAKFSADEADQLRRAMAAWKRKGGLDKFHEKLVKGMTDNGYKASFAEAIFKQILGFGDYGFPESHAASFALLVTVSSWLKNHEPACFLAALLDSQPMGFYSPSQLVQDARRHGVEVRPVDVMWSDMDTTLEARAPDAPRAPPGTDARYFDRLGRENQPAVRLGLNRIQSLSAGGAERLLEARAQAPFTSTEDLALRAELDGKDMAALAAADALMQLSGHRRQQVWDATAQRRAPALLKGVPINEQALLLPAAPEGEEIVGDYAALRLTLRRHPLALLRPRLSRMNLLSATELRAMKTGQTVRACGIVKGRQRPGTANGTIFVTLEDETGNVNVIVWSHVIDAWREPLLKSHLLAVQGTWQRDDDSGGKVQHLVATGFKDLTPLMGRLAQSNTSRDFH
- a CDS encoding Y-family DNA polymerase; the encoded protein is MHWIALRWLPEAITSGSPEPQALPTPEALGWWALQYTPHVAWQDEALMLEVSACERLWGGRLQLMRQLVAANPAPDVRMLGTQGATSLIALARLRLFVREEKRPVDMPAGLPLDTLSAAREHLDLLARLGCRTWGDVAALPRGGLTRRFGAELRAALDTAWGLRPESHAWLTLPDVFEQKLELPALAETGPELMWSANRLLSALQIWLRARQRGARSLELQWTLDLKRFNGVNLPPHQQLTVRTAEPTQDMAHLRRLLSEKLALATLAAPASWLRLRTLETDPWAGASTSFLPEDNRKGDRLHEMVERLSVRLGAQQVVVPSAQADHRPERKQAWRPALHMNSSQPAKSARNDRAAASQPDAIYPPWLLPEPLLLEMDGERPCYRGPLSKLVGPQRVEAGWWGDKEEGGQPAMRDYYVAESPEAGLVWIFRERPSARFSSGEVRWYLQGFYA
- the imuA gene encoding translesion DNA synthesis-associated protein ImuA; translation: MGLPFLDSFSNAAGRGVWHADELGLADAQVIATGHAALDAQLPGGGWPVGAMTELLQAAPEAHVWRLLLPGLARAVQARGGPVVLVGAPYEPCGASLAAQGLPVESLMCVRSEAPAARLWACEQALRCADVAAVVAWLPQARVGELRRLQLAAAQHELLLFVCRPESVALSASPARLRLRAERCEADASQIELHILKRRGPPLAAPVLLPARNERMAALLAAARLRRKLRHQQQGTVPAGETAGARVVRIDAWKGGQHALDRLAVVA
- a CDS encoding phosphotransferase enzyme family protein, coding for MPTPSDIDHALIQHCLSEAYGPSKAPVRLTALHADASSAAFRIDADDGAAYFLELHRKGFDPAVLAMLAFLRHEQGIETVMAPLPTTNGQLSVRSGDFDCVLYAFFEGANALARALSDAQWTAFGAAMGAIHRSTVPEALSASLPKERYAHHWREGVRRYQRRFINGLTGDDVVKRFFAFWEEHAEDIDTVVYRSEQLASILLERPPLRVPCHADLHAGNVLAGDDGQVRIVGWRTLMLAPKERDLMFIGGGVGHVWNRPEEEARFCEGYGRAEIDAVALAYYRYEHIAKNILETCDLMFDAAASLEDREEALRRMRNGFEPNDVVAIAHQSYDAVT
- a CDS encoding ABC transporter substrate-binding protein encodes the protein MIRLIAAAVTAFTLALGPASPALAQAKPIVIGQTYVKTGPLASLSTEPLVGIRAMFTALNASGGINGRPVELRQLDDAYDPAKGAENVKTFVGEGAVGILMPIGTSSSVGALKAANELKIPVVGPYTGAGPVVKFTDYGFPVRISFDEEYSRIVNHLFTIGLSRIAFAHNDNPGARSAMESTQKFIAERGDKMVGSVAIKNDGSDAAARAAELVQLKPKAVVLSATNDVAAKFITAYRAAGGETAFYSFSFLNGQKLFQDIKKDAAGVVISQVVPYPWNSAMPVIAEYQAAMKKIGATEFSYASLEGYVTAKVMAEGLKRAGPNPTADSLQKGLESFKTLDLGGIAVAYRPGEHRGLTFSELSMLKADGRYLR